From Frateuria aurantia DSM 6220, one genomic window encodes:
- a CDS encoding PhzF family phenazine biosynthesis protein has translation MSILRYAHLDVFTHGLGGGNHLGVVAGAEGWSTEAMQHFARWNNLVETTFLLPPEDSAASYRVRIFTPGREIPFAGHPSVGSAHIALEWGLAQPVEGELVQQCAQGLLPIKLQHRDGHRQLLLKAPPATEVTGHQPLPTELQLALAGIRGGRLPPALVDGGRRWWLVECASETELRQWQPDHNAIRALAEISQSMGICAFARASEDRAGHQVAVRAFAAGAGIQEDPASGAANGVLAWYLRHAEPEGPLSHGYQVSQGREIGHDAALQVVIADDGIWVGGATRTVIEGQLHWPLPA, from the coding sequence ATGAGTATCCTGCGTTATGCCCATCTGGATGTATTCACCCACGGCCTGGGCGGTGGCAACCACCTCGGCGTCGTCGCCGGTGCCGAGGGCTGGAGCACCGAGGCCATGCAGCATTTCGCACGCTGGAACAATCTGGTCGAAACCACTTTTCTGCTGCCTCCGGAAGACAGCGCCGCCAGCTATCGCGTCCGCATTTTCACGCCCGGGCGGGAAATACCCTTCGCCGGGCATCCCAGCGTAGGCAGTGCCCATATCGCCCTGGAATGGGGACTGGCCCAACCAGTCGAGGGCGAGCTGGTCCAGCAATGCGCGCAAGGGCTGCTGCCGATCAAACTGCAGCATCGCGACGGGCACCGTCAGCTGCTGCTGAAGGCGCCACCGGCCACCGAGGTGACCGGGCACCAGCCCCTTCCGACCGAGCTGCAGCTGGCCCTGGCCGGCATCCGTGGTGGCCGGCTGCCCCCGGCCCTGGTTGATGGCGGCCGACGCTGGTGGCTGGTCGAATGTGCCAGCGAAACCGAACTGCGCCAGTGGCAACCCGATCACAACGCCATTCGTGCACTGGCCGAGATCAGCCAGAGCATGGGCATCTGCGCCTTCGCCCGGGCCTCGGAGGACCGGGCCGGTCATCAAGTGGCAGTGCGCGCCTTCGCGGCCGGGGCCGGCATCCAGGAAGATCCGGCCTCGGGCGCGGCCAATGGCGTCCTGGCCTGGTATCTGCGACATGCGGAGCCCGAAGGCCCCCTGTCCCATGGCTACCAGGTCAGTCAGGGCCGGGAGATCGGCCATGATGCCGCCCTGCAGGTCGTCATCGCCGATGATGGAATCTGGGTGGGCGGCGCCACGCGTACCGTGATCGAAGGTCAGCTGCACTGGCCGCTGCCCGCCTGA
- the pncB gene encoding nicotinate phosphoribosyltransferase, with product MIVSSLLDTDLYKFTMMQVVLHHYPAAEVEYRFKCRTPDIDLAACIDAIQVELEHLCRLRFTADELDYLRELRFVKSDFVDFLGLFQLNTKYVQISPSTERAGEIELVIRGPWLHTILFEVPLLAIINEVYFRQTSGHLSLDEGRERLRAKVAMLRDTPGHQPCRIADYGTRRRYSRNWHAEVVKTLRDELGSQLAGTSNVWLARRLGLTPLGTMAHEYLQAHQALGPRLRDSQVAALETWAREYRGDLGIALSDLYGLDAFLRDFDMYFCKLFDGTRHDSGDPFEWGERMLAHYKACRVDPRGKVLVFSDGLDIPKVLALFDRFRDRCQLAFGVGTNITNDVGPQPLNIVIKMVRCNGQPVAKLSDSPGKSMCEDKAYVAYLRQVFEIPDTVG from the coding sequence ATGATCGTCAGTTCCCTGCTTGACACGGATCTCTACAAATTCACGATGATGCAGGTGGTTCTGCATCATTATCCGGCCGCCGAGGTGGAATATCGCTTCAAGTGCCGGACCCCGGATATCGATCTGGCTGCGTGCATCGATGCCATTCAGGTCGAGCTGGAACATCTGTGCCGGCTGCGGTTCACGGCCGACGAGCTGGACTATCTGCGCGAACTGCGGTTTGTAAAAAGCGATTTTGTCGATTTTCTGGGTCTGTTCCAGCTCAATACCAAATATGTGCAGATCAGCCCCTCCACCGAGCGGGCGGGCGAGATCGAGCTGGTCATCCGCGGCCCCTGGCTGCATACCATCTTGTTCGAGGTGCCGCTGCTGGCCATCATCAACGAGGTGTACTTCCGTCAGACCAGCGGGCATCTCAGCCTGGACGAGGGACGGGAACGCTTGCGGGCCAAGGTGGCGATGCTGCGGGATACGCCGGGGCATCAGCCTTGCCGGATCGCTGATTACGGGACCCGCCGCCGGTATTCACGCAACTGGCATGCCGAGGTCGTCAAGACCTTGCGCGACGAGCTGGGTTCGCAGCTGGCCGGCACCAGCAACGTCTGGCTGGCCCGCCGGCTGGGCCTGACTCCGCTGGGCACCATGGCCCATGAATACCTGCAGGCCCATCAGGCATTGGGGCCGCGTTTGCGGGATTCGCAGGTGGCCGCACTGGAAACCTGGGCCAGGGAGTATCGTGGCGATCTGGGCATCGCGCTGTCTGATCTCTATGGTCTGGATGCGTTCCTGCGTGATTTCGACATGTATTTCTGCAAGCTCTTCGACGGCACCCGTCATGACTCGGGCGATCCGTTTGAATGGGGCGAGCGGATGCTGGCCCACTACAAGGCCTGTCGGGTAGATCCGCGCGGCAAGGTACTGGTCTTCAGCGACGGTCTGGACATTCCCAAGGTGCTGGCCTTGTTCGACCGCTTCCGCGACCGCTGTCAGCTGGCCTTCGGGGTAGGTACCAACATCACCAATGATGTGGGGCCGCAGCCTTTGAACATCGTCATCAAGATGGTCCGCTGCAATGGCCAGCCTGTGGCCAAGCTCAGCGATTCGCCGGGCAAGAGCATGTGCGAGGACAAGGCCTACGTCGCCTATCTGCGTCAGGTCTTCGAGATTCCCGACACGGTCGGCTGA
- a CDS encoding NAD(P)-dependent oxidoreductase → MKVGFVGLGVMGRGMASQLLKAGHEVWLWNRSPRAIEALVAEGAHAATDPLKLLAEVEVVHSMLANDQAVRQVLLTPPVLEALRGKVHVNHATISIELVRELVKAHVAHQATYVAAPVFGRPDVAAAGRLNMLAAGPAEAVAKVRPLLEVMSAKVWPMGDLPERAHITKIAGNLMLASAIGSMAEASALTRAYGVSAADFLDVMTRTLFAAPAYQGYGKMIAEEHYQPAGFAMALGYKDVGLGLAAASAEQVPMPIAGVLRDALLEAMAAGDGELDWAALAKVAAARAHLQQRGKA, encoded by the coding sequence ATGAAAGTCGGATTTGTCGGTCTTGGCGTCATGGGACGGGGCATGGCCTCGCAGCTGCTGAAGGCGGGCCACGAGGTCTGGCTGTGGAACCGTTCACCGCGTGCCATCGAGGCGCTGGTGGCCGAAGGCGCCCATGCAGCCACCGATCCGCTGAAGCTGCTGGCCGAGGTCGAGGTGGTCCACAGCATGCTGGCCAACGACCAGGCGGTGCGGCAGGTGCTGCTGACCCCGCCGGTGCTGGAAGCGCTGCGCGGCAAGGTCCACGTCAATCATGCGACCATTTCCATCGAGCTGGTCCGCGAGCTGGTCAAGGCCCATGTCGCACACCAGGCGACCTATGTGGCCGCACCGGTCTTCGGGCGTCCTGACGTGGCAGCCGCCGGTCGTCTGAACATGCTGGCGGCCGGGCCGGCCGAGGCGGTGGCCAAGGTGCGTCCGCTGCTGGAAGTGATGAGCGCCAAGGTCTGGCCGATGGGCGACTTGCCGGAGAGAGCCCATATCACCAAGATCGCCGGCAATCTGATGCTGGCCTCGGCGATCGGCAGCATGGCCGAAGCTTCGGCGCTGACCCGGGCCTACGGTGTCAGTGCCGCGGATTTTCTGGACGTGATGACGCGAACCCTGTTCGCGGCACCGGCCTATCAGGGCTACGGCAAGATGATTGCCGAAGAACACTACCAGCCGGCCGGTTTCGCGATGGCCCTGGGCTACAAGGATGTCGGTCTGGGCCTGGCTGCCGCTTCGGCCGAGCAGGTACCGATGCCGATCGCCGGAGTGTTGCGGGATGCCTTGCTGGAGGCCATGGCGGCCGGTGACGGCGAGCTGGACTGGGCCGCTCTGGCCAAGGTGGCGGCTGCCCGCGCGCATCTGCAGCAGCGCGGCAAGGCCTGA
- a CDS encoding rhomboid family intramembrane serine protease: protein MVTLCIIAVTSLVTYLSFNNAKLGEDLILWPPAISRSREYYRLVTYGLVHADVQHVFFNMLTLFFFGRALEPFFGMIMGATGFALFYIGALVVSVLPSYLQNRNNPRYRCLGASGAVSAVMFAFILLQPWSKIFVLFIPLPAIMYAVLYVAYSVMMSKQGGDDVNHGAHLWGAAYGVLFTLAMSPAILPMFLRQLAHPQWGFGP from the coding sequence CTGGTTACTCTGTGCATCATCGCGGTGACCTCGCTGGTCACCTATCTGTCCTTCAACAATGCCAAGCTGGGTGAGGACCTGATCCTGTGGCCGCCGGCCATCTCCCGCAGTCGCGAGTATTACCGGCTGGTGACCTACGGTCTGGTTCATGCCGATGTGCAGCATGTGTTTTTCAACATGTTGACGCTGTTCTTTTTCGGCCGGGCGCTGGAGCCTTTCTTCGGGATGATCATGGGCGCGACCGGTTTCGCGCTGTTCTATATCGGTGCGCTGGTAGTCTCCGTGCTGCCCTCGTATCTGCAGAACCGCAACAACCCGCGCTATCGCTGCCTGGGGGCTTCAGGCGCGGTGTCGGCGGTGATGTTCGCTTTTATCCTGCTGCAGCCATGGTCCAAGATCTTCGTGCTGTTCATTCCGCTGCCGGCCATCATGTATGCCGTGCTGTACGTAGCCTATTCGGTGATGATGAGCAAACAGGGCGGGGATGATGTCAATCATGGCGCGCACCTGTGGGGCGCGGCGTATGGCGTGCTGTTCACCTTGGCGATGAGTCCCGCGATCCTGCCGATGTTTCTGCGCCAGTTGGCTCACCCGCAGTGGGGTTTTGGTCCCTGA
- a CDS encoding aminopeptidase, which yields MRGFRHRRGWLLCLLLSLGGCHSVAFYGQALHGQSALWWHRQSIRKLVADPATPPALVARLKVAQQARQFASDHLDLPRNRSYTYFVPLRRPYVVWNVFATPAWSVDPVRHCFPVAGCVAYRGWFSEGGARAEARRLKAAGNDVYIGGVPAYSTLGWFADPVLSSMLAWSDDDLAGTIFHELAHQQIYVQGDTAFNESYASFVERQGIREWRHAQGLAPPDPEAGRIEDDFTRQVLQLRQELRALYARTMSASARGTAKQAAFARFRERYRTWSQAHGVRAKAYQAWVEGPLNNASLLPFGLYDGWEPGFAHLFASVHQSWPAFFAAVRQWARLPAPERDARLQQWTGVVTEIRAASVLKSDTRASAG from the coding sequence GTGCGCGGATTCCGTCACCGGCGAGGGTGGCTGTTGTGCTTGCTGCTGAGTCTGGGCGGCTGCCACTCCGTGGCGTTCTATGGCCAGGCGCTGCATGGCCAGAGTGCCCTGTGGTGGCATCGCCAGTCGATCCGCAAGCTGGTCGCTGATCCGGCCACGCCACCTGCGCTGGTGGCCCGCCTGAAGGTGGCGCAGCAGGCGCGTCAGTTCGCTTCCGATCATCTGGATCTGCCGCGCAATCGCAGCTACACCTATTTCGTTCCGCTGCGGAGGCCTTATGTGGTCTGGAACGTTTTCGCCACGCCGGCCTGGTCGGTAGACCCGGTTCGGCACTGCTTTCCGGTGGCCGGCTGCGTGGCCTATCGGGGCTGGTTCAGCGAGGGCGGTGCACGTGCGGAGGCGCGACGTTTGAAGGCAGCCGGTAATGATGTCTATATCGGCGGCGTGCCGGCTTACTCCACTCTGGGCTGGTTTGCCGACCCGGTGCTCAGCTCGATGCTGGCCTGGAGTGACGACGATCTGGCGGGCACCATTTTCCATGAACTGGCCCATCAGCAGATCTACGTGCAGGGCGATACGGCCTTCAACGAGTCCTACGCCAGCTTCGTCGAGCGTCAGGGCATTCGCGAATGGCGACATGCGCAGGGGCTGGCCCCGCCGGATCCCGAGGCGGGACGGATCGAGGACGACTTCACCCGTCAGGTGCTGCAGTTGCGACAGGAGCTGCGCGCACTGTACGCCCGGACCATGTCGGCAAGCGCTCGCGGCACGGCCAAGCAGGCCGCTTTCGCGAGGTTCCGCGAGCGCTATCGGACATGGAGTCAGGCGCATGGGGTACGGGCAAAGGCTTATCAGGCCTGGGTCGAGGGGCCTTTGAACAACGCCAGTCTGCTGCCCTTCGGACTGTACGATGGCTGGGAACCGGGTTTTGCCCACCTTTTTGCGAGTGTCCACCAAAGCTGGCCGGCCTTTTTCGCTGCCGTACGTCAGTGGGCGCGGCTGCCGGCCCCGGAGCGTGATGCGAGATTGCAGCAATGGACGGGTGTCGTCACTGAAATTCGTGCTGCATCTGTATTGAAAAGCGATACGAGGGCATCGGCAGGATAA
- a CDS encoding NAD(P)/FAD-dependent oxidoreductase — MAQLQTDVVIVGAGAAGLMCALTAGARGRRVVVLDHANRAGKKILMSGGGRCNFTNLDVRPGHYLSANPHFVKSALARYTPWDFIAMVDRHGIAWHEKEAGQLFCDDSSKQIQQMLLSECAQVGVRIELGCSVSAVETGGPGFKLETTRGSWLCSSLVVATGGLSIPSMGASGWGYQLARQFGHELVPTRAALVPLTLSGRPLDDYADLAGLAVDRVGASVGSMRFDGGLLFTHRGLSGPPILQISSYWQPGDALSLDFVPDRDMAEWLAGQRQARPAVELKTVLADCLPRRLAQRLCDLGSGNRLLRQYDAKELAALGRKLHAWPVVASGTEGWRTAEVTLGGVDTGELSSSTMESRRVKGLHFIGEVVDVTGHLGGYNFQWAWASGHAAGEVV; from the coding sequence ATGGCACAGTTGCAGACGGATGTCGTGATTGTCGGCGCCGGCGCGGCCGGCCTGATGTGCGCGCTGACCGCGGGGGCCCGCGGCAGGCGGGTGGTCGTGCTGGATCATGCCAATCGCGCAGGCAAGAAGATCTTGATGTCGGGAGGCGGGCGCTGCAATTTCACCAATCTCGATGTCAGACCGGGACATTATCTGTCTGCCAATCCGCATTTCGTGAAGTCGGCCTTGGCGCGCTATACGCCCTGGGACTTTATCGCGATGGTCGATCGCCATGGCATTGCCTGGCATGAAAAAGAGGCCGGCCAGCTGTTTTGCGATGACTCCTCGAAACAGATCCAGCAGATGCTGCTGAGCGAATGCGCCCAGGTCGGGGTTAGGATCGAACTGGGCTGCAGCGTGAGCGCGGTCGAGACCGGTGGTCCGGGCTTCAAGTTGGAAACCACGCGCGGCAGCTGGTTGTGCAGCTCGCTGGTGGTCGCCACGGGAGGCCTGTCGATTCCCAGCATGGGGGCTTCAGGCTGGGGCTATCAGCTGGCTCGTCAGTTCGGCCATGAACTGGTGCCGACCCGTGCCGCGCTGGTGCCGCTGACCTTGAGCGGACGCCCGCTGGACGACTATGCCGATCTGGCCGGATTGGCGGTGGATCGGGTCGGAGCCAGTGTCGGCAGCATGCGTTTCGATGGCGGCCTGCTGTTTACCCACCGCGGGCTGAGTGGTCCCCCGATTCTGCAGATTTCGTCCTATTGGCAGCCAGGCGATGCGCTGAGCCTGGATTTCGTGCCGGACAGGGATATGGCTGAATGGCTGGCCGGTCAGCGTCAGGCGAGGCCGGCGGTAGAGTTGAAGACGGTGCTGGCGGACTGTCTGCCCAGGCGGCTGGCCCAACGGTTGTGCGATCTGGGATCGGGCAATCGCCTTCTGCGGCAATACGATGCCAAGGAACTGGCGGCACTGGGGCGGAAACTGCATGCGTGGCCCGTGGTCGCCAGCGGCACCGAAGGCTGGCGCACAGCCGAGGTGACATTGGGTGGTGTCGATACGGGGGAGCTGTCGTCCTCCACCATGGAATCCAGGCGGGTAAAGGGCCTGCATTTCATCGGCGAAGTGGTGGATGTGACCGGGCATCTCGGGGGCTACAACTTCCAGTGGGCCTGGGCTTCGGGACATGCCGCCGGTGAAGTGGTGTGA
- a CDS encoding MetQ/NlpA family ABC transporter substrate-binding protein translates to MKKLLVLLLLSLGLAGCGSSDPSARSGHDQVLTVAATAVPHAEILKAIKPLLAKQGIDLQIKVFADYVQPNEQVVEKNIDVNYFETEPYLDAYNAQRGTNLVTIIGVHIEPFGAYSRRIHAIGDLPDGASVALPNDPSNDSRALLLLARHGLITLRDPDNQLSTVKDITANPHHLKFRELEAAMLPRTLDEVDLALINTNYALSAGLNPVKDALLIEDKNSPYVNYLVGRPDNRDDPRVKALAAALTSPEARQFIIDHYHGAVLPAF, encoded by the coding sequence ATGAAAAAACTGCTTGTCCTTCTGCTGCTGTCGCTCGGTCTTGCCGGCTGCGGCTCTTCCGATCCTTCCGCCAGGAGCGGCCATGACCAGGTGCTGACGGTGGCCGCCACCGCGGTCCCCCACGCCGAGATCCTGAAGGCGATCAAGCCACTGCTGGCCAAGCAGGGCATTGATCTGCAGATCAAGGTGTTCGCCGACTATGTCCAGCCCAACGAGCAGGTCGTCGAGAAGAACATCGATGTGAACTACTTCGAGACCGAGCCGTACCTGGATGCCTACAATGCCCAGCGCGGCACCAATCTGGTCACCATCATCGGCGTACACATCGAGCCCTTCGGCGCCTACTCGCGCAGGATCCACGCCATCGGCGACCTGCCGGACGGCGCCAGCGTGGCCCTGCCCAACGACCCCAGCAACGACAGTCGCGCCCTGCTCCTGCTGGCCCGGCACGGCCTGATCACCCTGCGCGATCCGGACAATCAGCTGTCGACGGTCAAGGACATCACGGCCAACCCGCATCACCTGAAATTCCGCGAACTGGAAGCGGCGATGCTGCCGCGGACCCTGGACGAGGTGGATCTGGCCTTGATCAACACCAACTACGCTCTCAGCGCCGGCCTGAACCCGGTCAAGGATGCGCTGCTGATCGAAGACAAGAACTCGCCCTATGTGAACTACCTGGTGGGACGTCCCGACAATCGTGACGATCCACGAGTGAAGGCGCTCGCCGCCGCACTGACCTCGCCCGAGGCCCGCCAGTTCATCATCGACCACTACCATGGTGCGGTCCTTCCGGCGTTCTGA
- a CDS encoding cation:proton antiporter gives MSIETDILLAFGGLLALIALLQSLSAHLTIPESSMLSAAGVTCGLLFALLSGHVPLGAESVIQTLLNPPLPAEAYLSIFLPPLLFQAALTIDQHDMQRDWAPILLLAVVAVVVATVMIGVALALTSPYGIVACLLLGAVVATTDPAAVIAVFRQVGAPARLTRLVEGESLLNDAAAIAIVTVLAGMLSGGGAHPSLLEGVGRLAWTLIGGLVIGGLAGRLLSVLLTMLRGLSLAEGALTLALPYPLYLGANALDVSGVVAVVAAGVALASRGRTRLTPRNWRHLQLIWEQVAALAGALVFMLAMIRAPTMLAGISWRDAGLLVVLALTALAARFAVLFLLLPLLSWLRLSAPVSAAYKTVIAWGGLRGAVTLVLALSIEQSPELPEAARHFVAMLATGFVLFTLFINGTTLRTVIRQLHLDRLSPQEQVIQRQILILSMADADTSLASIAQSLNISSLVTESVGQEFRQRMGQIVEDLRQPAPLPDPVMLGVALVTLAGRERDLISEYGNGLIGTGNLDLLRHNASMMIDGARDQGRVGYMRAARRIMDNQLSYRAGLWLHTHLNHDWLLTHSLVDRFELLVCRRAVIARLVRYVDEVLKPIMGERMGAIMIRILEQRSGRVHEALTELRSRFGAYTAALERRLLTLYVLRRELRELDAIFEEQAMSREVYQRLRAGIELSWREALRRPSLRHPFAEPPATPE, from the coding sequence ATGAGTATCGAGACAGATATCCTGCTGGCTTTCGGCGGTTTGCTCGCCCTGATTGCCTTGTTGCAGTCGCTGTCGGCACATCTGACCATTCCCGAGTCATCGATGCTGTCGGCCGCCGGTGTCACCTGCGGCTTGCTGTTCGCCCTGCTCTCCGGGCATGTGCCGCTGGGCGCCGAAAGCGTGATCCAGACCCTGCTGAATCCGCCGCTCCCTGCTGAAGCCTATCTGTCGATCTTTCTGCCTCCCTTGCTGTTCCAGGCGGCGCTGACCATCGACCAGCATGACATGCAGCGTGATTGGGCGCCGATCCTTCTGCTGGCCGTGGTCGCGGTGGTGGTCGCCACGGTGATGATCGGCGTGGCGTTGGCGCTGACCAGTCCCTATGGCATCGTGGCCTGTCTGCTGCTGGGGGCGGTGGTGGCCACCACGGATCCGGCGGCGGTGATCGCGGTGTTCCGGCAAGTGGGCGCGCCGGCGCGACTGACCCGGCTGGTCGAGGGCGAGAGCCTGCTGAATGACGCGGCGGCGATCGCGATCGTGACCGTGCTGGCAGGCATGCTGTCCGGTGGCGGAGCGCATCCCAGTCTGCTCGAAGGCGTCGGACGACTGGCCTGGACCTTGATCGGCGGCCTGGTGATCGGAGGGCTGGCCGGGCGCTTGCTGTCGGTCCTGCTGACCATGTTGCGGGGCTTGAGTCTGGCCGAGGGCGCATTGACTCTGGCCTTGCCCTATCCTTTGTATCTTGGGGCCAATGCGCTTGATGTTTCCGGGGTGGTTGCCGTGGTGGCGGCCGGCGTGGCCTTGGCCAGTCGTGGCCGCACCCGTTTGACGCCGCGCAACTGGCGGCATCTGCAATTGATCTGGGAGCAGGTCGCCGCTCTGGCGGGAGCCCTGGTCTTTATGCTGGCGATGATCCGTGCGCCAACGATGCTGGCCGGCATCAGCTGGCGCGATGCCGGACTGCTGGTGGTGCTGGCACTGACTGCGCTGGCGGCGCGCTTCGCGGTGCTGTTTTTGCTGCTTCCACTGCTGAGCTGGCTGCGGCTGTCTGCCCCGGTCAGCGCGGCCTACAAGACCGTGATCGCCTGGGGAGGGCTGCGGGGCGCGGTGACTCTGGTGCTGGCCTTGTCCATCGAGCAGTCTCCTGAGCTGCCCGAGGCGGCCCGCCATTTCGTGGCGATGCTGGCCACCGGCTTCGTGCTGTTCACCTTGTTCATCAATGGCACCACCTTGCGCACGGTGATCCGCCAGCTGCATCTGGATCGGCTGTCGCCACAGGAGCAGGTGATTCAGCGCCAGATTCTGATTCTGTCGATGGCTGATGCGGATACCTCGCTGGCCAGTATCGCCCAGTCCTTGAACATTTCCTCGCTGGTGACCGAATCGGTGGGGCAGGAGTTCCGTCAGCGGATGGGCCAGATCGTCGAGGATCTGCGCCAGCCGGCACCGCTGCCGGATCCGGTGATGCTGGGTGTCGCGCTGGTGACTCTGGCCGGGCGCGAGCGCGACCTGATCAGCGAGTATGGCAACGGACTGATCGGCACCGGAAATCTGGATCTGTTGCGCCACAACGCCAGCATGATGATCGACGGGGCACGCGACCAGGGGCGTGTCGGTTATATGCGGGCCGCCCGGCGGATCATGGACAATCAGCTTTCGTACCGGGCGGGGCTGTGGTTGCATACCCACCTGAACCATGATTGGCTGCTGACCCACAGCCTGGTCGACCGTTTCGAACTGCTGGTCTGTCGCCGGGCGGTGATTGCCCGCCTGGTGCGTTATGTCGACGAGGTCCTGAAGCCGATCATGGGAGAGCGGATGGGGGCCATCATGATACGTATCCTGGAGCAGCGCAGCGGCCGGGTGCACGAGGCCCTGACCGAACTGCGCTCACGGTTTGGCGCGTATACTGCGGCCTTGGAGCGGCGCCTGCTGACCCTGTATGTATTGCGGCGCGAACTGCGCGAACTGGACGCGATCTTCGAGGAGCAGGCCATGTCCCGCGAGGTCTATCAGCGACTGCGCGCCGGCATCGAGCTCAGCTGGCGCGAGGCGTTGCGTCGTCCCAGTCTGCGCCATCCGTTCGCGGAGCCGCCGGCGACGCCCGAATGA
- a CDS encoding methionine ABC transporter ATP-binding protein: MIEFVEVHKSYRIKRQDVPALYPFSLKIEAGEVFGIIGPSGAGKSTLLRLINLLERPSGGRILIDGADITAAGPTDLRRLRRGIGMIFQHFNLLATRTVADNVALPLRLAGEQSSPRIRARVEELLARVGLSDHADKYPSELSGGQKQRVGIARALANDPAILLCDEATSALDPQTTTSVLELLAELNRDLNLTIVLITHEMDVIRRVCDRVAVLEDGRIVEQGAVADVFLHPRHAATRQMVSEAHGLSDAQVSADPAAPGGRLLRLTFHGASTWSPLLSRIARSHEVDFTILDGRIDKIKQTPYGQLTVTVQGDQAEAAIDAIRDAGIHFEELHA; this comes from the coding sequence GTGATCGAATTTGTCGAGGTCCACAAGTCCTATCGGATCAAGCGCCAGGACGTACCGGCCCTGTATCCGTTCAGCTTGAAGATCGAAGCAGGTGAAGTCTTCGGCATCATCGGGCCTTCAGGCGCAGGCAAATCCACCCTGCTGCGGCTGATCAACCTGCTTGAGCGCCCCAGTGGCGGGCGCATCCTGATCGACGGTGCCGACATCACCGCCGCGGGACCGACCGATCTGCGCCGGCTGCGGCGCGGTATCGGCATGATCTTCCAGCATTTCAACCTGCTGGCCACCCGCACCGTGGCCGACAATGTCGCCCTGCCCCTGCGCCTGGCCGGCGAGCAGTCCTCCCCCCGGATCCGGGCCAGGGTCGAAGAGCTGCTGGCCCGGGTCGGCCTCTCGGACCACGCCGACAAATATCCCTCGGAGCTGTCGGGCGGGCAGAAGCAGCGCGTCGGTATTGCGCGCGCACTGGCCAATGACCCGGCCATCCTGCTGTGCGACGAAGCCACCAGCGCACTGGATCCGCAGACCACCACCTCGGTGCTTGAGCTGCTGGCCGAACTGAATCGCGACCTGAACCTGACCATCGTGCTGATCACCCACGAAATGGACGTGATCCGCCGCGTCTGCGACCGGGTCGCCGTGCTGGAAGATGGGCGCATCGTCGAACAAGGCGCGGTCGCCGACGTGTTTCTGCACCCGCGACATGCCGCCACCCGGCAGATGGTCTCCGAAGCCCATGGTCTGAGCGATGCCCAGGTCTCGGCCGATCCTGCCGCCCCGGGCGGCCGCCTGCTGCGGCTGACCTTCCATGGCGCCAGCACCTGGAGTCCGCTGCTGAGCCGGATCGCACGCAGCCATGAGGTCGATTTCACGATACTTGACGGGCGCATCGACAAGATCAAGCAGACACCCTACGGCCAGCTGACCGTGACCGTGCAAGGCGACCAGGCCGAGGCCGCCATCGACGCGATCCGTGATGCCGGCATCCATTTCGAAGAGCTCCACGCATGA
- a CDS encoding methionine ABC transporter permease has protein sequence MSLLQHWFPQIDDWSELGQACLDTLTMLGGSLALTVAIGLPLGVWLFLSSPGQLKAQPAVYALLSLVINILRSVPFIILMIVLMPVTYALVGTKLGLRGAIPPLVIGAAPFFARLVETSLRDVNQGVIEASQAMGATTWQIIHRVLLPEARAGIWAGITVTAIALVGYTAMGGTIGAGGLGDLAYRYGYLSYKSNYMLVTVVLLVILVQILQMLGDRIVAHFTRR, from the coding sequence ATGTCCTTGCTTCAACACTGGTTCCCCCAGATCGACGACTGGTCCGAACTCGGTCAGGCCTGCCTGGATACCCTGACCATGCTCGGCGGCTCGCTGGCACTGACCGTGGCCATCGGCCTGCCTCTGGGGGTCTGGCTGTTCCTCAGCAGCCCGGGCCAGCTCAAGGCCCAGCCGGCGGTCTATGCCCTGCTGTCGCTGGTCATCAATATCCTGCGTTCAGTGCCTTTCATCATCCTCATGATCGTGCTGATGCCGGTGACCTATGCCCTGGTCGGAACCAAGCTGGGTCTGCGCGGCGCGATTCCGCCCCTGGTCATCGGCGCGGCGCCGTTCTTCGCCCGATTGGTGGAAACCTCGCTGCGCGACGTCAACCAGGGAGTGATCGAGGCCAGTCAGGCCATGGGTGCCACCACCTGGCAGATCATCCACAGGGTCTTGCTGCCCGAGGCCCGTGCCGGCATCTGGGCCGGCATCACGGTGACGGCCATCGCTCTGGTCGGCTACACCGCCATGGGAGGCACCATCGGCGCCGGCGGGCTCGGCGATCTGGCCTACCGTTACGGCTATCTCAGCTACAAGAGCAATTACATGCTGGTCACGGTGGTGCTGCTGGTGATACTTGTGCAGATCCTGCAGATGCTGGGTGATCGCATCGTGGCGCACTTCACTCGCCGTTGA